One Ranitomeya imitator isolate aRanImi1 chromosome 1, aRanImi1.pri, whole genome shotgun sequence DNA window includes the following coding sequences:
- the LOC138657657 gene encoding piggyBac transposable element-derived protein 4-like: MSDSNAGSSFRHNPRKRVCRFTSDEIMRMLEESDSEHEDEPYVPSDDENYVPQVDVTEEDSDIEQEMVIEHENEYESDESVEDDSVPQSAGDIWTAKDETQWCSNPLPNAQTKSRNVLRQRGGPAAISNLYTAKELFKSIMTPEMCDIILRETNRKAKRVCDAYNNELVQRFPDSSKRPPQKTFKQFTETELHAFLGILIAAGVHRANKENLEEMWNVAALPLIRAAMSRDRFKMILRFIRFDNENTRAERVQTDKAAPIRDIWTMLNSNLERAYKPYHCITVDEQLFPFRGHTKFTQYIPSKPAKYGIKIFWACDSSNAYPLQGQLYTGKPTDGPRQVNIGERTVLDLVSSYKGSGRNVTTDNFFTTMELAKVLNSWNMTLVGTVRKNKRFLPNNMQPAKERPVYSTNFAYNHDATVCSYVPKKNKSVVLLSSMHMTGEVEETLAAKPEIIKYYNITKGGVDVMDKMLGEYTVKRRTSRWTLAFFYNMIDVSGLASYIIYREHNPSFRAKDQRRKFLKDLANQLCMIAIEDRSTNKMIMRNHFLRGAVEMVLGRCIVVASQPAAGPKIPHGSRGPSPVVGSCYVCRDLRRKQRKTRKSCVVCVKPICDEHSVAKPTCITCKENQ, encoded by the coding sequence gtctgacgaaataatgcgaatgctagaagaatctgattctgagcatgaggatgaaccatatgttccatctgatgatgaaaactatgtaccacaagtggatgttactgaagaagattcagacattgaacaagaaatggtcatagagcatgaaaatgaatacgaatcagacgaaagtgttgaggatgattctgtgcctcaaagtgcaggcgacatttggactgctaaggatgaaactcagtggtgcagtaatccactgccaaatgcacaaacaaaatctcgtaatgtcctacgacaaagaggtggccctgcagcaatcagcaacctatatacagcaaaagagctattcaagtccatcatgactcccgagatgtgtgacatcatattacgggaaacgaatcgaaaggccaagagagtttgtgatgcttacaacaacgaactggtacaacgttttcctgattcttccaaacggccaccacaaaaaacattcaagcaatttactgaaactgaacttcatgcatttttgggcatactgattgctgctggtgtgcacagagccaacaaagagaatctggaggaaatgtggaatgttgctgctctgcctcttatacgtgcagccatgtctcgtgaccgcttcaagatgatactcagatttatcaggtttgacaacgaaaatacacgtgcagaacgtgtgcaaacagataaagctgcaccaatacgggacatctggacaatgctgaacagtaatctggagagagcctacaagccatatcattgtatcaccgtcgacgagcaattatttccatttagaggtcatactaaatttacccagtatataccttcaaaaccagctaaatatggcataaagattttctgggcttgtgactcatcaaatgcctaccctttacaaggtcagctctacactgggaaaccaactgatggtcctcgacaagtaaacattggagaacgaacagtattggacctagtgagctcgtataaaggctctggaagaaatgtcaccaccgataacttctttacaaccatggaactagctaaggtattgaactcctggaacatgacactagttggtacagtgagaaaaaacaaaaggttcctacctaacaacatgcagcctgccaaagaaaggcctgtatactcgacaaattttgcctacaatcatgatgcaacagtctgttcatatgtaccaaagaagaacaaatcagtcgtgcttctatcatctatgcacatgacgggagaagttgaagagacactagcagccaagccagagataataaaatactacaacataacaaaaggtggcgttgatgttatggataaaatgttgggagagtacactgtgaaacgacgaacatcacgttggactttggcatttttctacaatatgattgatgtcagtgggttagcatcctacatcatctacagagaacacaatccaagcttcagggcaaaggatcaacgaagaaagttcctgaaagatctcgcaaatcagctgtgtatgattgcaattgaagatcgtagtacaaacaaaatgataatgagaaaccattttcttcgaggtgcagtagaaatggtgcttggacgatgcattgtggtagcatcgcagccagcagctggccccaaaatacctcatggtagtcgtggaccctcccctgttgttggtagttgctatgtctgcagagacctgaggcgaaaacaacgcaagactagaaagtcttgtgtggtttgtgtgaaacccatttgcgatgaacactctgtagcaaagccaacatgcattacttgcaaagaaaatcaataa